The following are encoded together in the Serratia sp. UGAL515B_01 genome:
- the feoA gene encoding ferrous iron transporter A: protein MHLLPNKTYKITGFSSEISPAYRQKLFSLGMLPGSMFDVVRVAPLGDPIEIRTRRVNLVLRKKDLDLILLDSHT, encoded by the coding sequence ATGCATCTTCTTCCTAACAAGACTTATAAAATCACCGGTTTCTCCAGCGAAATCAGCCCCGCTTATCGCCAGAAGCTATTCTCGCTCGGCATGTTACCGGGTTCAATGTTCGACGTCGTACGTGTTGCCCCTCTTGGCGATCCGATAGAAATAAGAACTCGCCGCGTTAATCTGGTACTACGGAAAAAAGATTTGGACCTGATCCTGCTTGATAGCCATACCTAA